From the genome of Winogradskyella forsetii, one region includes:
- a CDS encoding inorganic diphosphatase: MSTKENLTFDVLIEIPKGSRNKYEYDFTLHKIRFDRMLFSSMMYPGDYGFIPETLALDSDPLDVLVLGHQPTYPMVVMEVRPIGVFHMTDEKGPDEKIICVPVSDPIWSNNKDISDLNPHRLKEIEHFFQVYKDLEKKKVDVGGWGDAAEAIQIYHECVQRYDESDHKKKRTFTI, from the coding sequence ATGTCAACAAAAGAAAATTTAACTTTCGATGTATTAATAGAGATACCTAAAGGAAGCCGTAATAAATATGAATACGATTTTACATTACATAAAATTCGTTTCGATCGTATGTTGTTTTCATCTATGATGTATCCTGGAGATTATGGTTTTATTCCTGAAACCTTGGCTTTAGATAGCGATCCCTTGGATGTTTTGGTTTTAGGACATCAGCCAACCTACCCAATGGTAGTTATGGAAGTAAGACCAATCGGTGTTTTCCACATGACTGATGAAAAAGGACCAGATGAAAAAATTATTTGTGTACCAGTATCGGATCCTATTTGGAGTAATAATAAAGATATAAGCGATTTAAATCCGCATAGATTAAAAGAAATAGAGCATTTCTTTCAAGTATATAAAGATTTAGAAAAAAAGAAAGTTGATGTTGGTGGTTGGGGAGATGCTGCAGAAGCAATTCAAATTTATCACGAATGTGTACAACGTTATGACGAAAGTGATCACAAAAAGAAGCGCACGTTTACAATATAA
- a CDS encoding sodium-translocating pyrophosphatase — protein sequence MESMMIYMPIALAALGLIYMVIKKSWVMKQDAGDGKMKEISDHIYEGALAFLNAEYKLLAIFVVIVSVLLAVVSFIVPTTHWLIVIAFIFGAVFSAFAGNIGMKIATKTNVRTTQAARTSLPNALKISFGGGTVMGLGVAGLAVLGLTVFFIIFFHVFMDGVWTNTMDMTIVLETLAGFSLGAESIALFARVGGGIYTKAADVGADLVGKVEAGIPEDDPRNPATIADNVGDNVGDVAGMGADLFGSYVATVLAAMVLGNYVIKDMGGNISELGFGGIGPILLPMAIAGVGIIISIIGTLLVKINSNDAKESQVMGALNKGNWTSIILVALACFGLCKYMLPETMRMEFFGEGLQEISSMRVFYATLVGLFVGAVISSVTEYYTGLGKKPILNIVQQSSTGAGTNIIAGLATGMISTFPSVLLFAGAIWASYAFAGFYGVALAASAMMATTAMQLAIDAFGPISDNAGGIAEMSEQEPIVRERTDILDSVGNTTAATGKGFAIASAALTSLALFAAYVTFTGIDGINIFKAPVLAMLFVGGMVPVVFSALAMNAVGKAAMEMVEEVRRQFRDIPGIMEGTGKPEYDKCVAISTEASLKEMMLPGLLTIGFPLAIAFIPMIFGMDPLAIAEMLGGYMAGVTVSGVLWAIFQNNAGGAWDNAKKSFEAGVEINGEMTFKGSEAHKAAVTGDTVGDPFKDTSGPSMNILIKLTCLIGLVIAPILGGHSEETGLANSDENVSIEMTVDSEDMAKATVDYSVMKDGEKVLETIVFEGTQAEVEKELKDFEASLTDKTGKIKKVIEKIDISKG from the coding sequence ATGGAATCAATGATGATTTACATGCCAATAGCTTTGGCTGCTTTAGGATTAATTTACATGGTTATAAAAAAATCATGGGTTATGAAACAAGATGCTGGAGATGGCAAAATGAAAGAAATTTCAGATCACATCTACGAAGGCGCATTAGCTTTCTTAAATGCCGAATATAAATTATTGGCCATTTTTGTAGTCATAGTAAGTGTACTTCTAGCTGTGGTTTCTTTTATTGTTCCAACAACCCATTGGCTAATCGTAATCGCCTTTATATTTGGAGCTGTATTTTCTGCTTTCGCTGGAAACATCGGAATGAAAATAGCAACCAAAACGAATGTGAGAACCACACAGGCTGCACGTACAAGCTTACCAAACGCCCTTAAGATATCTTTTGGAGGTGGTACAGTAATGGGTCTTGGTGTTGCCGGTTTAGCGGTTTTGGGTTTAACGGTATTTTTTATCATATTTTTCCATGTGTTTATGGACGGTGTATGGACAAACACCATGGATATGACTATTGTTTTGGAAACCTTAGCTGGGTTTTCACTTGGAGCAGAATCTATCGCCTTATTCGCGAGAGTTGGTGGCGGCATCTACACAAAAGCTGCCGATGTTGGTGCAGATTTAGTTGGTAAGGTTGAAGCTGGTATTCCAGAAGATGATCCACGAAATCCCGCAACCATTGCGGATAACGTTGGTGATAATGTGGGAGACGTTGCTGGTATGGGAGCCGATTTATTTGGATCTTATGTCGCTACGGTTTTGGCCGCCATGGTTTTAGGAAATTATGTTATTAAGGACATGGGAGGCAATATTTCTGAATTAGGTTTTGGTGGTATAGGCCCAATTTTATTACCAATGGCCATTGCTGGAGTAGGAATAATCATTTCGATTATTGGAACATTATTAGTTAAAATCAATAGTAATGATGCTAAAGAGTCTCAGGTAATGGGAGCTTTAAATAAAGGAAACTGGACATCTATTATCCTAGTGGCCTTAGCATGTTTTGGTCTTTGTAAATATATGTTACCTGAAACCATGAGAATGGAGTTCTTCGGTGAAGGTTTACAAGAAATTTCCTCGATGCGTGTATTCTACGCCACCTTAGTTGGTTTATTTGTTGGTGCCGTTATTTCTTCGGTAACTGAATATTATACAGGATTAGGTAAAAAACCAATTTTAAATATTGTTCAGCAGTCAAGCACGGGTGCAGGAACGAACATCATTGCAGGTTTAGCAACAGGTATGATCTCTACATTCCCATCCGTATTATTATTTGCTGGTGCAATTTGGGCATCTTATGCTTTTGCAGGATTCTATGGTGTGGCTTTAGCTGCTTCTGCAATGATGGCAACAACAGCTATGCAGTTAGCGATTGATGCCTTTGGCCCAATATCTGATAACGCAGGCGGTATTGCTGAAATGAGCGAACAAGAACCAATCGTGAGAGAACGTACAGACATCTTAGACTCCGTAGGAAATACAACAGCAGCAACCGGAAAAGGGTTTGCTATCGCATCTGCTGCATTAACGTCATTAGCCTTATTTGCTGCCTATGTAACGTTTACAGGCATTGACGGAATAAACATCTTTAAAGCACCTGTATTAGCGATGTTATTTGTTGGTGGTATGGTGCCAGTAGTGTTTTCTGCATTAGCCATGAATGCTGTAGGTAAAGCGGCTATGGAAATGGTAGAAGAGGTACGTCGTCAGTTTAGGGATATTCCAGGAATTATGGAAGGTACAGGAAAACCAGAATACGATAAATGTGTGGCAATATCAACAGAAGCCTCTTTAAAAGAAATGATGTTACCAGGTTTATTAACCATTGGTTTCCCATTAGCTATTGCATTTATTCCTATGATTTTTGGAATGGATCCTTTAGCGATTGCTGAAATGTTAGGTGGTTATATGGCTGGTGTTACGGTTTCTGGTGTACTTTGGGCAATTTTCCAAAACAACGCTGGAGGCGCTTGGGATAACGCCAAAAAATCTTTTGAAGCTGGCGTGGAAATCAATGGAGAAATGACCTTTAAAGGTTCTGAAGCCCATAAAGCTGCAGTAACTGGAGATACAGTTGGTGATCCTTTTAAAGATACTTCTGGTCCTTCTATGAACATCTTAATTAAACTGACTTGTTTGATTGGTCTAGTGATTGCTCCAATATTAGGAGGTCACTCCGAAGAAACTGGTTTGGCAAATAGCGATGAAAACGTTTCCATTGAAATGACCGTTGATTCTGAAGATATGGCGAAAGCTACCGTCGATTATTCAGTAATGAAGGATGGCGAAAAAGTGCTGGAAACTATTGTTTTTGAAGGTACACAAGCCGAAGTAGAAAAAGAATTAAAAGATTTTGAAGCATCTCTAACTGACAAAACTGGTAAGATTAAAAAAGTAATTGAAAAGATAGATATTTCTAAAGGATAG
- a CDS encoding carboxypeptidase-like regulatory domain-containing protein, producing MKSFKIVTYIFTLSLFVFTSCHKDDSVTNGNGSQVYIPDSFSEYFGNEISRDFLGTVVDKNKLPIEGVTITIGNETVLTDSNGIFILRDADVNQRFGYVKAEKAGYIHGSRSVVPSEGTNKVKIMLLEANVIATINSGSSETVTLNNGSSVSFDGNFIKEDGSTYSGSVDVMVHHLDPANEDMSKQMPGMLYAQNSEGAERMLQTLGMLAVELRGSSGEDLNLAEGSTSEIKMSVDPSLMSIAPATIPLWYFDEAKGYWIEEGEATLQGNMYVGTVSHFSFWNCDIPTEAITLCINTIDEDGIPLANLSVSITSANFGTTYGYTNENGKVCGFVPSDETLELNIYNYDLCGDSPVYIETIGPFSVDTNTSAVVPDNPDIIQENVVGTFNNCNGDAVSQGYVQITYGNQTFIDIVEDGAFEINLLRCTDNNIFSIKAIDYVNLQTTDNINYTFTTPITTLGALSTCNSVSEFVQYTIDDSQGVLLTVDISAYFYVDNPNLPEHSFVMTAFSNIQGECFYTLGLLNNPDFLGTYNHLASDGSDGNNTGFTISSTACLSVSNENNNIIFNLTALGAVGEYIDINFNGLYEDEEGNPHTITGIVHVLRDN from the coding sequence ATGAAATCATTCAAAATTGTCACGTACATTTTTACTTTAAGTCTTTTTGTTTTTACTTCATGCCATAAAGATGATAGCGTCACAAACGGAAATGGATCACAAGTATATATACCAGACTCGTTTTCTGAATATTTTGGAAATGAAATCTCAAGAGATTTTCTCGGAACTGTTGTTGACAAAAACAAGCTTCCAATTGAAGGCGTTACTATTACCATTGGTAATGAAACAGTTTTAACCGACAGTAATGGTATCTTTATTTTAAGAGATGCTGACGTTAACCAACGTTTTGGCTACGTAAAGGCAGAAAAGGCCGGTTACATACACGGTTCTCGAAGTGTTGTGCCATCTGAAGGCACAAATAAAGTAAAAATTATGCTTTTGGAAGCCAATGTAATTGCCACAATAAATAGTGGTAGTTCTGAAACTGTTACATTAAATAATGGAAGTTCAGTGAGTTTCGATGGTAATTTTATTAAAGAAGATGGTTCTACTTACTCAGGATCTGTAGATGTTATGGTGCATCATTTAGATCCAGCAAATGAGGATATGTCTAAACAAATGCCAGGAATGTTATATGCCCAAAACTCTGAAGGTGCAGAACGAATGTTACAAACCCTTGGCATGCTAGCAGTAGAACTAAGAGGAAGCTCTGGCGAAGACTTAAACTTAGCGGAAGGTTCTACTTCTGAAATTAAAATGTCTGTTGACCCAAGTTTAATGTCTATTGCTCCTGCCACCATTCCACTTTGGTATTTTGATGAAGCCAAAGGCTATTGGATAGAAGAAGGCGAAGCTACTTTACAAGGTAATATGTATGTTGGTACTGTTTCTCATTTCTCTTTTTGGAATTGTGATATACCAACTGAAGCGATTACACTATGCATTAATACTATAGATGAAGATGGAATTCCTTTAGCTAATCTTTCAGTTAGCATTACTAGTGCAAATTTCGGAACCACTTATGGATACACTAACGAAAATGGTAAAGTTTGTGGTTTTGTGCCAAGTGATGAAACTTTAGAATTGAATATTTACAATTATGATTTATGTGGTGACTCTCCTGTATATATTGAAACTATTGGTCCTTTTAGCGTAGACACAAATACTAGTGCAGTGGTACCAGATAATCCAGATATTATTCAGGAAAATGTAGTAGGAACATTTAACAATTGTAACGGTGATGCAGTTAGTCAAGGCTATGTCCAAATCACTTATGGTAATCAAACCTTTATCGATATCGTTGAAGATGGCGCTTTTGAAATAAATTTATTGAGATGTACTGACAACAATATTTTTAGCATTAAAGCCATTGATTATGTTAACTTGCAAACAACAGATAACATTAATTATACATTTACAACACCTATCACTACTTTAGGGGCTTTATCGACATGTAATTCTGTCTCTGAATTTGTACAATATACAATAGACGATAGCCAGGGTGTATTACTTACTGTAGATATTTCAGCATATTTTTATGTAGATAACCCTAACTTGCCTGAACATTCGTTTGTCATGACTGCTTTTTCTAATATACAAGGTGAATGCTTTTATACGTTAGGATTATTAAATAATCCTGACTTTTTAGGAACTTATAATCACCTTGCTAGTGATGGAAGTGATGGTAATAATACGGGATTCACTATTAGTAGTACTGCTTGCCTAAGCGTTTCTAATGAAAACAATAATATCATTTTCAATTTAACCGCTTTAGGAGCGGTTGGTGAATACATTGATATAAATTTTAATGGTTTATATGAAGATGAAGAAGGTAATCCTCATACTATAACTGGCATTGTTCATGTATTACGAGATAACTAA
- a CDS encoding TonB-dependent receptor, whose amino-acid sequence MKRILGLLCFIVASSAFGQIKMTGVVKDSIGTPLELANVIAINKESNTLESYAITDANGKYIISLSKNGQYNIQISYIGLKSVDEVVETKEADITKDFQMLSDNALDAVELTYEMPVTIKGDTLIYNADSFKNGTERKLEDVLKKLPGVEINADGKIEVEGKVVNKLMVNGKDFFDGDSKLATKNIPSNAVDKVQVLRNYSEVGQLKGVQNNQDNVAINIKLKEGKENFWFGDVTAGGGVAPSPNDELYLVQPKLFYYSPKYSINVIGDLNNTGEVALTGRDIRNFGGGFRLPSNDSGTSINLGDNGLRGLTDLGDAQTIESKLGALNFSYAPTKSLDLSGFVIYNSNRLSTRLKSFFDYIDVEDDPSTPNINESQSVPPDERIDQTGKEATNQGLAKLSAKYQPNANNQLDYDVLARISSDSETQNEFSSVVGNTNEFNEAEPYSINQNLNYYYTLNETNIFAFEAQHLLKDEDPFYNALLPNDPTNNMAAPNERDAFDNTADALGFNRAQNGYNLNQERRIKSSQLDAKLDYYNILNSKSNINFTLGTILSTQKFNSNIFQFLDDGSLFDPVANLTNEEGDVLRNENDTEYNFSDVYLGVHYTLKTGKFTFTPGFSVHAYGNKNTQFGATYEDNFFRILPDFETRIQFKKSERLIFRYNMKNAFTDVTSLAEGLVLNNYNSIQYGEPDLQNSLSHNLNLSYFSFNLFNYTNVFATLNYNKNIDQIRSLTNFDNVIRTSSYFNSNFADESLSFIGRFQRTFGKLRASIGANYNYSKINQFIQGVRSVNESFSQTYRPELSTNFREAPNVTLRYQYSIRNNNQGDNDTQFITSAPSIEFDAYIWDALTFKTDYSYTNQSSDVSPSQSFQTWNASLAYRKDRDAKWEYEVRASNLLDIDSEVNNGSSNISVYSSETFVLPRFVTFRLTYTL is encoded by the coding sequence ATGAAGAGAATTTTAGGGCTATTATGTTTCATAGTGGCAAGTAGTGCTTTTGGCCAAATTAAAATGACAGGCGTCGTAAAAGATAGTATTGGTACGCCTTTAGAATTGGCCAATGTGATTGCCATTAATAAAGAATCAAATACCTTAGAATCTTATGCCATTACTGATGCCAACGGAAAATATATTATTTCGTTAAGTAAAAATGGTCAATACAATATTCAGATAAGCTACATTGGTTTAAAATCTGTTGATGAAGTTGTTGAAACGAAAGAAGCGGATATTACTAAAGACTTTCAAATGCTTTCCGATAATGCGCTCGATGCTGTAGAGTTGACTTATGAAATGCCAGTGACGATAAAAGGAGATACATTAATCTACAACGCAGATTCCTTTAAAAACGGAACAGAACGAAAGCTTGAAGATGTATTGAAAAAATTGCCTGGTGTAGAAATAAACGCAGATGGAAAAATTGAAGTCGAAGGCAAGGTCGTTAATAAGTTAATGGTTAACGGTAAGGATTTCTTTGATGGCGATTCAAAATTGGCGACAAAAAACATACCTTCAAATGCCGTGGATAAAGTTCAGGTGTTGCGCAATTATTCGGAAGTGGGTCAGCTAAAAGGCGTTCAAAATAACCAAGATAATGTGGCCATTAACATCAAATTGAAAGAAGGAAAAGAAAACTTTTGGTTTGGTGATGTGACAGCAGGTGGAGGTGTAGCGCCATCTCCCAATGACGAATTGTATTTAGTGCAACCTAAATTATTCTACTACAGTCCAAAATATAGTATTAATGTTATAGGCGACCTGAATAATACAGGCGAAGTGGCACTTACAGGAAGGGATATTCGGAATTTTGGTGGTGGTTTTAGATTACCAAGTAATGATAGTGGAACAAGCATCAATCTTGGTGACAATGGATTACGTGGATTAACGGATCTTGGAGATGCACAAACTATTGAGTCTAAACTAGGAGCTCTTAATTTTAGTTATGCGCCAACAAAGTCATTAGATCTTAGTGGATTTGTAATTTATAATAGCAATCGATTGAGCACAAGATTAAAAAGTTTTTTCGATTATATTGACGTCGAAGATGATCCAAGTACACCTAATATAAATGAGTCTCAAAGTGTTCCACCAGATGAGAGAATAGATCAAACTGGTAAGGAAGCCACCAACCAAGGTTTGGCAAAATTGAGTGCTAAATATCAGCCAAATGCGAATAATCAGTTAGATTATGATGTACTTGCACGCATATCGAGTGATTCTGAAACGCAAAATGAGTTTTCTTCTGTAGTGGGAAATACCAATGAATTTAATGAAGCGGAACCATATAGCATCAATCAAAATTTAAATTATTATTATACGTTAAACGAGACCAATATTTTTGCTTTTGAGGCACAACATTTATTAAAGGACGAAGATCCTTTTTACAATGCGCTTTTACCCAACGACCCAACGAATAACATGGCTGCACCAAATGAGCGCGATGCTTTTGATAATACAGCAGATGCTTTGGGTTTCAATAGAGCGCAGAATGGTTATAATCTTAATCAGGAAAGACGCATTAAATCTAGTCAGCTTGATGCCAAATTGGATTATTACAATATTTTGAATTCAAAAAGCAATATCAACTTCACCTTAGGTACCATTTTGAGTACGCAGAAATTCAACTCTAATATCTTTCAATTTTTGGATGATGGTTCACTGTTTGATCCTGTGGCAAATTTAACGAATGAAGAAGGCGATGTATTGCGAAACGAAAATGACACTGAGTATAACTTTAGTGATGTGTATCTTGGCGTACATTACACCTTGAAAACGGGCAAATTCACCTTTACACCTGGATTTTCGGTACATGCTTATGGCAATAAAAACACACAGTTTGGCGCAACTTACGAGGATAATTTTTTTAGGATATTACCCGATTTTGAAACCCGAATTCAATTCAAAAAAAGTGAGCGATTGATTTTTCGATATAATATGAAAAATGCATTCACGGACGTTACAAGTTTAGCAGAAGGTTTAGTTTTAAACAATTACAATAGTATTCAATACGGAGAACCAGACCTTCAAAATTCGTTATCACACAATCTCAACCTGAGTTATTTTAGTTTTAATCTATTTAACTACACCAACGTTTTTGCCACATTAAACTATAATAAAAACATTGATCAGATTCGGTCATTGACCAATTTTGATAATGTGATAAGAACGAGTAGTTATTTCAATTCTAATTTTGCAGACGAAAGTCTAAGCTTTATTGGACGTTTTCAGCGAACGTTTGGTAAGCTAAGAGCAAGTATCGGAGCGAACTATAATTATAGCAAAATCAATCAGTTTATTCAAGGTGTAAGATCCGTAAACGAAAGTTTTTCTCAAACCTATAGACCCGAATTGAGCACTAATTTTAGAGAAGCACCAAATGTTACTTTAAGATATCAGTACAGTATAAGGAATAATAATCAAGGCGATAACGATACGCAGTTTATAACTAGCGCACCATCTATAGAATTCGACGCTTATATTTGGGATGCCCTGACTTTTAAAACGGATTATTCCTATACCAATCAAAGTAGTGATGTTAGTCCATCGCAGTCATTCCAAACTTGGAATGCCAGCTTGGCTTACAGAAAAGATAGAGATGCCAAATGGGAATATGAAGTAAGAGCTTCTAACTTGTTGGATATAGATTCAGAAGTGAATAATGGTTCTAGTAATATTTCGGTGTATAGCTCAGAGACCTTTGTACTTCCTAGATTTGTTACTTTTCGATTGACTTATACATTATAA
- a CDS encoding GLPGLI family protein has product MKTLTLKIAILFTILFAGSNVFAQDFQGKAYYQSKTTMDLDEFDVGDISPERKKQIMERMKSFFEKEYILTFTQAESIYKEDEKLEAPGGRGWSGGFGSSFAAGPKYKNVKTKEVIQDQEFFGKQFLIKDDLKNLEWKMGTETKKIGQYTCFKATAIKEVDKLDWRSMRRRGRDNDKKDEKKEGKMAKDSTKSGDIALSESDDPMSEIEVPKTIEVVAWYTPQIPVNQGPDDFWGLPGLILEVNADRTTILCTKIILNPEEKEIIEKPEKGDEVTQEEYNDIITKKMEEMREMYGGRGRRGRD; this is encoded by the coding sequence ATGAAGACATTAACACTTAAAATTGCAATACTTTTTACGATACTTTTTGCAGGTTCCAATGTATTTGCTCAAGATTTCCAAGGAAAAGCGTATTACCAATCCAAAACTACCATGGATTTGGATGAATTCGATGTAGGCGATATAAGTCCAGAACGTAAAAAGCAAATCATGGAACGTATGAAAAGCTTTTTTGAAAAGGAATATATCTTAACCTTTACGCAAGCCGAATCCATATACAAAGAAGATGAAAAGTTAGAAGCACCAGGTGGTAGAGGATGGTCTGGAGGCTTTGGCTCTAGTTTTGCAGCAGGACCAAAATACAAGAATGTAAAAACGAAAGAAGTGATCCAAGATCAAGAATTTTTTGGAAAACAGTTTTTAATAAAAGATGATCTCAAAAATCTAGAATGGAAAATGGGCACTGAAACCAAGAAAATTGGTCAATATACTTGCTTTAAAGCTACGGCAATTAAAGAAGTGGACAAATTAGATTGGAGAAGTATGAGAAGACGTGGAAGAGACAATGATAAAAAGGATGAAAAAAAAGAAGGGAAAATGGCAAAAGACAGCACCAAATCTGGAGATATAGCCCTTTCAGAATCTGATGATCCTATGAGCGAAATCGAAGTGCCAAAAACTATTGAAGTCGTGGCATGGTATACACCACAGATTCCAGTAAACCAAGGTCCTGATGATTTTTGGGGTTTGCCAGGTTTAATTTTAGAAGTCAATGCAGACCGAACCACCATTCTTTGTACCAAGATTATCCTAAATCCTGAAGAGAAAGAAATCATAGAAAAACCTGAAAAAGGAGATGAAGTCACCCAAGAAGAATACAATGACATTATTACCAAGAAAATGGAAGAAATGCGAGAGATGTATGGCGGACGTGGTCGTAGAGGCAGGGATTAA
- a CDS encoding GLPGLI family protein: MKSILLKIGIVLLSLGFLTSSKSKEHQNVQEFQGQAYYFSKSKMDLGTWGARMSEEQKKEVAARLKNRLEKTYVLTFNKAESFFKEEDKLDAMSGATDSWGKNFVPGNQYKNVKTNAQIQNQEFYGKNFLVKDKLQPIEWKLGKETKLIGDYTCFKATASIPTNELTWYDFSWSKLRNAEKIEADSTNVGAGNIDIAMTEVEAWYTPQIPVGHGPLEFWGLPGLILEVSAGDTTLLCSKIVLNPKDKIEIEAPEKGKIVTKKEYQETITEKMKEFRSNRSGRGRG, encoded by the coding sequence ATGAAATCAATTTTACTTAAAATCGGTATAGTTCTGTTAAGTTTAGGATTTTTGACTAGCTCTAAATCCAAGGAACATCAAAATGTTCAAGAATTTCAAGGTCAGGCATATTATTTTTCGAAATCTAAAATGGATTTAGGAACTTGGGGAGCAAGAATGAGTGAAGAGCAAAAAAAGGAAGTTGCGGCACGTTTAAAAAATAGACTCGAAAAAACCTATGTTCTTACTTTTAATAAAGCGGAATCGTTTTTCAAGGAGGAGGACAAATTAGACGCGATGTCAGGAGCAACTGATTCTTGGGGGAAAAATTTCGTTCCAGGTAATCAATATAAAAATGTAAAGACTAATGCGCAAATACAAAACCAAGAGTTTTATGGTAAAAACTTTTTAGTTAAAGATAAATTGCAACCGATTGAATGGAAATTGGGAAAAGAAACAAAACTAATTGGCGATTATACATGTTTTAAAGCAACCGCTTCTATTCCCACAAATGAGCTTACATGGTACGACTTTTCTTGGAGTAAACTGAGAAACGCTGAAAAAATAGAAGCTGATTCTACAAACGTAGGCGCTGGTAATATAGATATTGCAATGACCGAAGTTGAAGCGTGGTATACGCCGCAAATTCCTGTAGGTCATGGCCCATTGGAATTTTGGGGACTTCCAGGGTTAATCTTGGAGGTTAGTGCAGGCGATACAACATTACTATGTTCTAAAATAGTCCTAAACCCAAAGGATAAAATAGAGATTGAAGCGCCTGAAAAAGGGAAAATAGTAACAAAAAAAGAGTATCAGGAAACTATTACTGAAAAAATGAAAGAATTTAGAAGCAATCGTAGTGGTCGTGGTCGAGGTTAA
- a CDS encoding GLPGLI family protein — protein sequence MKIIINIIFFALTALTVAVSAQDFQGVATYKTQRKIEIKMDSTKVNDAMQSQMMEMMKKQFQKTYNLTFDKSSSIYQQEEELSKPQVGGGDLIVSFGGGGGSDIFYKNVQTQNYIDQKETMGKKFLIKDSISNIEWQLQSETKHIGEYLCFKATYIKQVPKINLNFSSNSNKEEEEENEKKPEMEERTVTAWYTPQIPVSNGPAKYQGLPGLILEIHDGKLTIICSKIVINPEDKIEIEAPTKGKEVSQKEYDEIMEKKAKEMMERYAPRKGSKDSGIVISVGG from the coding sequence ATGAAAATAATAATCAACATTATATTCTTTGCATTGACAGCACTAACTGTTGCGGTCAGTGCCCAAGATTTTCAAGGAGTAGCCACTTACAAGACCCAACGAAAAATTGAAATTAAAATGGATAGTACCAAAGTAAACGATGCTATGCAATCCCAAATGATGGAAATGATGAAAAAGCAATTCCAGAAAACCTATAACCTCACCTTTGACAAATCCTCATCAATATACCAACAGGAAGAGGAGTTGTCGAAACCGCAAGTTGGTGGTGGTGATTTAATTGTTTCATTCGGTGGAGGTGGAGGTTCTGATATTTTTTACAAGAATGTTCAAACCCAAAACTACATTGATCAAAAGGAAACGATGGGTAAAAAGTTTTTGATAAAAGATTCCATTTCAAATATAGAATGGCAACTACAGTCCGAAACCAAACATATTGGTGAATATTTGTGTTTTAAAGCGACTTATATTAAGCAAGTCCCTAAAATCAATCTGAATTTTAGCAGCAATTCCAATAAAGAAGAGGAGGAAGAGAATGAGAAAAAACCAGAAATGGAGGAACGCACTGTTACAGCTTGGTACACACCACAAATTCCTGTAAGTAACGGACCTGCAAAATATCAAGGTTTACCTGGTTTAATTTTAGAAATCCATGATGGAAAACTAACTATTATCTGTAGTAAAATTGTAATTAATCCAGAAGATAAGATTGAGATTGAAGCACCAACTAAAGGGAAAGAAGTCAGTCAAAAAGAATATGATGAGATTATGGAAAAAAAAGCCAAAGAAATGATGGAACGATATGCGCCACGTAAAGGTTCTAAGGATTCTGGAATCGTAATATCTGTTGGAGGCTAA